From Endozoicomonas sp. 8E, the proteins below share one genomic window:
- a CDS encoding DUF6435 family protein, with product MSRSGYSPKQMVNTSDYFADTVWNTYSKTLGYFLMPIKDDHQCRYIGERSGPCNESALEGSDYCFWHDREADKSGADVRALLEERARKGTTMEGFYLKGAHLDNLDLVCPEGEVYHLINSDLSRCSLVKAHLYRADLSGCNLLKADLSGANLHRTRLIGSNLLGVNFKSARIEHVDFGDTFLQEEKAHQASREGDKRKSSELFEEAEEVARNIRKHCEAQGLFHNAGEFFYRERTFNRYRFPLISRQRVVSKIVDMLSGYGEKPERVVLFSVSFIVFFSLFYFFLGIEDSGTLVKYQSGQPLYNNLINWLEALYFSVVTFTTLGYGDLAPVGLSRLFAAVEAFIGSFTLALFVVVFVKKMTR from the coding sequence ATGAGCCGTTCAGGTTATTCACCAAAGCAGATGGTAAACACTTCTGATTATTTTGCCGACACAGTATGGAACACTTATTCAAAAACGTTGGGCTATTTTCTCATGCCGATTAAAGATGACCATCAATGCCGTTATATTGGCGAGCGATCCGGACCCTGTAATGAGTCGGCTTTAGAAGGCAGTGACTATTGTTTTTGGCACGACAGGGAAGCTGATAAATCCGGCGCCGATGTCAGAGCATTATTGGAAGAGCGGGCTCGCAAAGGTACCACTATGGAGGGGTTTTATCTGAAAGGCGCTCATCTTGATAATCTGGATCTTGTCTGTCCTGAGGGTGAGGTCTATCACTTGATCAATAGTGACTTGAGTCGTTGCAGCCTTGTTAAAGCCCATCTTTATCGGGCAGATCTTTCCGGTTGTAATTTACTGAAGGCTGACTTAAGTGGGGCAAATCTACACCGTACCCGTTTAATCGGATCAAACCTTCTGGGTGTTAATTTTAAGTCGGCCCGAATTGAGCATGTTGATTTTGGCGATACTTTTCTGCAGGAAGAAAAAGCTCATCAGGCCAGCCGGGAAGGAGATAAACGCAAATCCAGCGAGTTATTTGAGGAGGCTGAAGAAGTAGCCAGAAATATTCGCAAACATTGTGAAGCACAGGGACTGTTTCATAATGCTGGTGAGTTTTTTTACCGGGAAAGGACCTTTAACCGATACCGGTTTCCCCTCATCTCCCGGCAGAGGGTGGTTTCAAAGATTGTCGATATGCTCAGTGGCTATGGCGAAAAGCCCGAAAGGGTGGTTCTGTTTTCAGTGTCATTTATTGTCTTCTTTTCCCTTTTTTATTTCTTTTTGGGTATTGAGGACAGTGGGACACTGGTTAAGTACCAATCGGGCCAGCCTCTTTATAATAATCTGATTAATTGGCTGGAGGCACTGTACTTCAGTGTGGTGACCTTTACCACACTAGGATACGGAGATCTGGCTCCCGTAGGTCTTTCAAGATTGTTTGCAGCCGTCGAAGCCTTTATTGGCAGTTTCACGCTGGCACTCTTTGTGGTGGTTTTTGTAAAAAAAATGACCCGCTGA
- a CDS encoding ArsC family reductase — protein MHIAVYSGHTGSLVITLYGISNCDTVRKARKWLTTAGIEYRFHDYRKDGLDKTTLHNWSNELGWEALLNRRGTTWRQLPEKQKASVDEASAIELMLEQPAMIKRPLLDTGSKRVLGFSDNQYQTLFQ, from the coding sequence TTGCACATAGCTGTATACAGCGGACACACAGGTAGCCTCGTGATCACCCTCTACGGAATCAGCAACTGCGACACCGTTCGAAAGGCCCGTAAGTGGCTTACTACTGCCGGAATTGAGTACCGCTTTCATGACTACCGCAAAGACGGCCTGGACAAGACTACGCTGCATAACTGGTCGAATGAACTGGGCTGGGAAGCACTGCTGAATCGTCGTGGCACCACTTGGAGACAGCTACCAGAGAAGCAAAAAGCGTCTGTCGATGAAGCCTCAGCCATTGAGTTAATGCTGGAACAACCTGCTATGATCAAGCGACCCTTGCTCGACACAGGCTCCAAAAGAGTACTGGGCTTTTCAGACAATCAATATCAAACACTTTTTCAGTGA
- the dapD gene encoding 2,3,4,5-tetrahydropyridine-2,6-dicarboxylate N-succinyltransferase translates to MNQTLFSLAIGVGSKNAKGDWLEVFYPIPLLNPSEKLVTAITELVDYTGGNTCVELDSTTCHALEESFVNLGEDALAKMMLSLEESDQPRVITFLETDDTLNSTPEAYLKLHLLSHRLVKPHGVKLQGIFPLLPNVAWTSEGAIDLTELPERQLKARAEGRYISVDSVDKFPKMTDYVVPAGVRIADAARVRLGAYVGEGTTIMHEGFINFNAGTQGKSMIEGRISAGIMIGEGSDLGGGCSTMGTLSGGNDIVVSLGENCLIGANAGINIPLGDRCTIEAGLYLTAGSKVNVLDDQRNVVETVKASQLSGQSDLLFRRNSISGAIECLTNKSAIALNEDLHAHN, encoded by the coding sequence ATGAACCAAACTCTTTTCAGTCTTGCGATTGGTGTAGGCAGTAAAAACGCGAAAGGCGACTGGCTGGAAGTATTCTATCCTATACCTCTGCTGAACCCATCTGAAAAGCTGGTTACAGCGATTACTGAACTCGTTGATTACACCGGCGGCAACACCTGCGTTGAGCTGGACAGTACAACCTGTCATGCGCTGGAAGAGTCTTTCGTCAATCTGGGTGAGGACGCTCTGGCAAAAATGATGCTGAGTCTTGAAGAAAGTGACCAGCCCCGTGTCATTACTTTTCTGGAAACAGACGACACACTGAACAGTACGCCTGAAGCTTACCTGAAGCTGCATCTGCTCTCACATCGTCTGGTTAAGCCCCACGGTGTTAAGCTGCAGGGGATCTTCCCTCTGTTGCCAAACGTTGCCTGGACCAGCGAAGGAGCTATCGACCTGACAGAACTGCCTGAGCGCCAGCTGAAAGCTCGTGCTGAAGGCCGCTACATCAGCGTAGACTCAGTGGATAAGTTCCCAAAAATGACCGATTACGTGGTCCCTGCAGGAGTGCGTATTGCCGATGCGGCCAGGGTTCGTCTGGGCGCTTATGTGGGTGAAGGCACCACGATCATGCACGAAGGCTTTATTAACTTTAATGCCGGCACCCAGGGCAAGAGCATGATTGAAGGTCGTATCTCCGCCGGTATTATGATTGGTGAAGGTTCTGACCTGGGCGGCGGCTGCAGCACCATGGGTACCCTCTCGGGTGGTAACGACATCGTCGTTTCCCTGGGCGAAAACTGCCTGATCGGCGCCAATGCCGGTATCAATATTCCTCTGGGCGACCGTTGCACCATCGAAGCCGGTCTTTACCTGACGGCTGGCAGCAAAGTCAATGTTCTGGACGATCAGAGAAACGTGGTTGAAACCGTTAAAGCCAGCCAGTTGAGTGGCCAGTCTGACCTGCTGTTCCGTCGCAATTCTATTTCCGGTGCCATTGAATGCCTGACCAATAAGTCGGCTATCGCTCTTAACGAAGACCTGCACGCTCATAATTGA
- the tnpA gene encoding IS200/IS605 family transposase has product MHEIKKGRHSAYTLHCHIVFVTKYRKKVLGSLHLERLKEIFSEICGNFEAELGEFNGESDHVHLLVEFTPKTPSIAKLINSLKAVSSRRLRQEFCDIAGAYKKPVLWSRSYFAGSCGGAPLEVIKEYIENQDQP; this is encoded by the coding sequence ATGCATGAAATAAAGAAAGGGCGGCACAGTGCTTACACTTTGCACTGCCACATTGTCTTTGTAACAAAATACCGGAAGAAAGTATTAGGCTCTTTGCATTTGGAGAGGCTGAAGGAGATATTTTCTGAAATCTGCGGAAACTTCGAGGCCGAGCTCGGTGAATTTAATGGCGAGTCTGACCACGTACATTTATTGGTTGAGTTCACACCAAAGACCCCATCCATTGCGAAGCTGATAAACAGCCTGAAAGCGGTTTCCTCCAGAAGGTTAAGGCAAGAGTTTTGCGATATTGCCGGTGCTTACAAAAAGCCGGTTTTGTGGTCACGATCCTACTTTGCAGGGAGCTGTGGTGGTGCGCCACTGGAAGTTATCAAAGAGTATATTGAGAACCAGGATCAGCCCTGA
- a CDS encoding transposase, producing MKILKAYKFRLETTPEQHERLMQLCGTARFVWNKALEICNQKQEAGGKIPTAYTMTKWLPIWKKDPETEFLSQGNAVTLQQKLCDLGAAWKRHFDDLSKLKQGKIKELHFEAPRFKRRNDDRDNSIRIMQFPRYCQINNRRVKLPSKLGWVKFRKSRQIEGAIKNCTITRRSSHWYISFQTEQEWPDPIHSSEKAVGLDMGIARFVTLSNGEQYQPLNAFKKHQLQLAVEQRKLSRKMKFSANWQKQKQRINRLHSKIAACRQDFLHKTSTEISKKHARVVIEDLKVSNMSRSAKGTAEKPGVNVKAKSGLNKSILDQGWYEFRRQLEYKQHWLGGDVVAVKPQYTSQTCSACGNVHKDNRKSQAGFKCVACGHAENADINAAKNILASGHGVLACGAGSLEPVTKQEPLRNREKVAA from the coding sequence ATGAAGATTCTCAAGGCCTATAAATTCAGACTGGAGACTACCCCGGAGCAGCATGAAAGACTCATGCAGCTTTGCGGGACAGCTCGTTTTGTCTGGAACAAGGCGCTTGAGATTTGTAATCAGAAGCAGGAAGCCGGGGGGAAAATCCCAACGGCCTACACTATGACCAAGTGGCTTCCGATCTGGAAGAAAGACCCGGAAACAGAGTTTCTTTCTCAGGGCAATGCCGTTACCTTGCAGCAAAAACTCTGTGACTTGGGAGCCGCATGGAAAAGGCACTTTGATGATCTCTCGAAGCTGAAGCAAGGGAAAATAAAAGAACTTCACTTTGAAGCGCCACGTTTCAAACGACGCAATGATGATCGGGATAACTCAATCCGCATCATGCAGTTTCCCCGTTACTGCCAGATTAACAATCGTCGGGTTAAACTCCCAAGCAAACTGGGTTGGGTTAAGTTTCGCAAGTCTCGCCAGATTGAAGGAGCGATCAAAAACTGCACCATTACCCGAAGGTCAAGCCATTGGTATATCAGCTTCCAGACAGAGCAGGAATGGCCTGACCCAATTCATTCGTCAGAGAAGGCGGTTGGTTTGGATATGGGCATTGCCAGGTTTGTCACCCTCTCTAATGGAGAGCAGTACCAACCCCTTAATGCTTTCAAAAAGCACCAGCTACAGCTTGCAGTAGAGCAAAGAAAACTCTCTCGTAAGATGAAATTCTCTGCCAACTGGCAGAAGCAAAAGCAGCGTATTAACCGGCTTCACAGCAAGATAGCCGCCTGTCGTCAGGACTTCCTTCACAAGACCTCAACGGAAATCAGCAAGAAACACGCAAGGGTTGTCATTGAGGATTTGAAGGTATCGAATATGTCCAGATCGGCGAAAGGCACTGCTGAAAAACCGGGCGTTAACGTCAAGGCCAAATCAGGGCTGAACAAGTCCATTCTCGATCAGGGATGGTATGAGTTCAGACGACAGCTTGAGTATAAGCAGCACTGGTTGGGCGGTGATGTGGTCGCAGTGAAACCACAATACACCAGCCAGACTTGTAGTGCCTGTGGTAACGTTCACAAGGACAACCGCAAGTCACAGGCAGGTTTTAAATGTGTTGCTTGTGGTCATGCCGAAAATGCCGACATTAACGCTGCCAAGAATATCTTAGCGTCAGGACATGGCGTGTTAGCCTGTGGAGCGGGTTCGTTGGAACCTGTGACGAAGCAGGAACCACTGCGAAATCGTGAGAAAGTAGCAGCCTAA
- a CDS encoding OmpA family protein: protein MSARMLSTFAIIFSLLFTAGCSTSSSQTQPQKPHWSDCMAKGGVVMGIPGAAYNMATGGAALVAGALIGGTACATANPVAEPEDPMGTAGVEEMPTVNFDFDSSRLRSGDLEMLNTLIGQLDQESHIEIVGHACEIGSRSYNQKLSERRAEAVKDFLVSRGIPEENMTVRGEGADHPLRGNDTEAMRQENRRAEIMLK, encoded by the coding sequence ATGTCTGCAAGGATGCTGAGCACGTTCGCTATCATTTTCTCTCTGCTGTTCACAGCAGGTTGTTCCACTTCCTCTTCACAGACTCAACCTCAGAAGCCTCACTGGTCTGACTGTATGGCCAAAGGTGGAGTGGTTATGGGTATCCCCGGAGCGGCTTACAATATGGCAACTGGTGGTGCTGCCCTGGTGGCAGGAGCACTGATCGGTGGCACAGCCTGCGCCACTGCAAACCCTGTTGCTGAGCCCGAAGATCCAATGGGTACTGCCGGTGTAGAAGAGATGCCCACCGTTAACTTTGACTTTGACTCTTCCAGGCTGAGATCGGGCGATCTGGAAATGCTGAACACGCTTATTGGTCAGCTGGATCAGGAAAGCCACATCGAAATTGTTGGCCACGCCTGTGAGATAGGTTCCCGCTCATACAACCAGAAGCTCTCTGAAAGAAGAGCTGAGGCCGTAAAAGACTTCCTGGTGAGCAGAGGGATTCCTGAAGAAAACATGACCGTCAGAGGCGAAGGTGCAGATCACCCACTACGCGGCAATGATACAGAAGCGATGAGACAGGAAAACCGTCGTGCTGAAATCATGCTGAAATGA
- the dcd gene encoding dCTP deaminase, with translation MRLCDRDIEAYLDSGKIIIEPRPGSGKISGVSVDLSLGNSFRVFNDHAAPFVDISGPREEINRVLDSIMSKEIALNDGEAFFLHPGELALAVTRESITLPDDIVGWLDGRSSLARLGLMVHVTAHRIDPGWSGQIVLEFFNGGKLPLALRPGMGIGAINFETMSGTAARPYNKRKDAKYKEQKSAVASRIAEDQ, from the coding sequence ATGAGACTTTGTGATCGGGATATAGAAGCTTACCTCGACAGTGGAAAAATCATTATTGAGCCCCGTCCCGGCTCTGGGAAGATCAGTGGGGTCAGTGTTGACCTGAGTCTGGGAAACAGTTTCAGGGTCTTCAACGATCATGCAGCCCCTTTTGTGGATATCAGTGGTCCCAGGGAAGAGATTAATCGGGTACTGGACTCCATCATGAGCAAGGAGATTGCCCTTAATGACGGCGAAGCTTTTTTCCTCCATCCGGGAGAGCTGGCTCTGGCAGTTACCCGTGAATCCATTACCTTGCCCGATGATATTGTTGGCTGGCTGGATGGTCGATCTTCTCTGGCGAGACTGGGTTTGATGGTGCATGTCACCGCTCACCGGATTGACCCGGGCTGGAGTGGTCAGATTGTGCTGGAGTTTTTTAACGGTGGGAAACTGCCACTGGCTCTGAGACCGGGAATGGGCATAGGTGCCATTAATTTCGAGACCATGAGTGGTACCGCAGCCCGCCCCTACAACAAACGAAAAGACGCAAAATACAAGGAACAGAAGAGTGCAGTAGCCAGCCGAATTGCTGAGGATCAATGA
- a CDS encoding NAD(P)H-dependent oxidoreductase, producing MNVLVVYAHPNPESYNGALFRLTCEQLSLAGHNVHPLDLYEIDFEARMSREERLNYMTRNNTDGVENQVAKLKWAEAVVFIYPTWWMGPPAILKGWLDRVWLPGVVATYGPKGLEPGLTHIKKFLIITTQGSSRWRMALIGNPPKKMFRLSLKVVSRCKNIKWLALYGMDKKTEEDRKQFMKKVSKHLQSF from the coding sequence ATGAATGTTTTAGTCGTTTATGCCCACCCGAACCCGGAAAGCTACAATGGAGCACTGTTCAGGCTGACCTGTGAGCAATTGTCTCTGGCCGGGCACAATGTTCACCCTCTGGATCTTTATGAGATTGACTTTGAAGCACGGATGTCCCGTGAAGAAAGACTCAACTACATGACCCGGAACAACACTGACGGGGTCGAAAACCAGGTTGCCAAACTGAAATGGGCAGAAGCAGTGGTCTTTATCTATCCCACCTGGTGGATGGGCCCTCCGGCGATTTTAAAGGGCTGGCTTGACCGGGTCTGGCTGCCCGGAGTTGTGGCAACTTATGGACCCAAAGGTCTCGAGCCGGGCCTGACCCATATCAAAAAGTTTCTGATCATTACCACCCAGGGATCATCCCGCTGGCGGATGGCTCTGATAGGCAACCCGCCCAAGAAAATGTTCAGGCTCTCACTGAAAGTGGTATCCCGCTGCAAAAATATAAAGTGGCTGGCGCTATACGGTATGGACAAAAAAACAGAGGAAGATCGAAAACAGTTTATGAAAAAAGTCAGTAAGCACCTGCAAAGCTTCTGA
- the apbC gene encoding iron-sulfur cluster carrier protein ApbC has product MSVPDRAAVEAAVQGYHDPFLKQDLVTAGCIKELSIESGKVTLKVELGYPAEGFRGGIEQLLAAKIENLPGVESAKVSVGWRVSSAPVQGELEALSGVKNIIAVASGKGGVGKSTTTVNLALAMAAEGARVGVLDADIYGPSIGMMLGLPDGTRPEVKNEKFFIPIEAHGIQAMSMAFLVTEDTPVVWRGPMVSGALQQLLTQTLWNDLDYLFIDMPPGTGDIQLTLAQKVPVTGSVIVTTPQDLALIDAKKGIEMFNKVNIPVLGVVENMAIHVCSECGHTEHLFGEGGGTRIADQFGVDLLGALPLSMMIREQSDEGEPTVVSEPDSQITMIYRDMAKRVAAELALKNAEQPEAPTISFSDD; this is encoded by the coding sequence ATGAGTGTCCCAGATCGTGCTGCGGTTGAAGCCGCTGTTCAAGGCTATCACGATCCCTTTCTGAAACAGGACCTGGTCACGGCAGGTTGCATCAAAGAGCTTTCCATTGAGTCGGGTAAAGTCACCCTGAAGGTTGAACTGGGCTACCCGGCAGAAGGTTTCAGGGGAGGCATTGAGCAGTTACTGGCTGCCAAGATCGAGAACCTTCCCGGTGTTGAAAGTGCCAAAGTCTCTGTTGGCTGGCGCGTATCCAGTGCGCCGGTTCAGGGTGAGCTGGAAGCTCTGTCCGGTGTCAAAAACATTATTGCAGTGGCTTCCGGAAAAGGCGGTGTGGGTAAGTCCACCACCACGGTCAATCTGGCATTGGCGATGGCCGCAGAAGGTGCCAGAGTCGGTGTTCTGGATGCCGACATTTATGGTCCCAGTATCGGGATGATGTTGGGCCTGCCTGATGGTACCCGTCCGGAAGTCAAAAATGAAAAGTTCTTTATTCCCATTGAGGCTCACGGCATTCAGGCCATGTCCATGGCGTTTCTGGTGACAGAAGATACTCCGGTGGTCTGGCGTGGTCCGATGGTCAGTGGTGCTCTGCAGCAACTGTTGACCCAGACATTGTGGAATGATCTTGATTACCTGTTTATCGATATGCCTCCGGGCACCGGGGACATCCAGCTGACACTGGCTCAGAAAGTACCCGTCACTGGCAGTGTTATTGTGACCACACCGCAGGATCTGGCGTTGATCGATGCAAAAAAAGGCATCGAAATGTTCAATAAGGTCAATATCCCGGTGCTGGGTGTGGTGGAAAATATGGCCATTCATGTCTGTTCTGAATGCGGTCACACCGAGCATCTCTTTGGCGAGGGGGGTGGAACCCGCATTGCCGACCAGTTTGGTGTTGATCTGCTGGGCGCACTGCCTTTGTCTATGATGATTCGTGAACAGTCTGATGAAGGAGAGCCGACCGTGGTTTCTGAGCCAGACTCGCAGATCACCATGATCTACAGGGATATGGCTAAACGGGTGGCTGCGGAACTGGCTTTAAAAAATGCTGAGCAGCCGGAAGCGCCAACCATCTCATTCAGTGATGACTAA
- a CDS encoding replication protein P: MKKGNELINQLSKNLQTPAGQTDSSSTSTNQTTSRETLQRAQQTKYAINTLFTMLEAAFPLKFKKAFPTDASLVEAKKVWIQGLGEFKPARIVRAGQKALDTTKFFPDLSEIREHCKLHHDEMGLKKPLQAYYEACYAPEQTRDYRWSHIAVYLAARETGWMTLRSEAQSVAFPIFERNYNILCNRVLDGEDLETSIMKGIEDSRSKEAVRVANEQAEQALRKTMTKQGIDPDSGRSAFEKLKQSLSNGQ, encoded by the coding sequence GTGAAGAAGGGCAACGAACTCATAAATCAACTGTCGAAAAACTTACAGACACCAGCTGGGCAGACGGACTCCAGTTCGACTTCGACGAATCAGACGACCAGTCGTGAAACCCTGCAAAGGGCTCAACAGACAAAGTATGCCATTAATACTTTGTTTACCATGCTGGAAGCGGCCTTCCCGTTAAAGTTTAAAAAAGCCTTCCCAACCGATGCTTCATTGGTAGAAGCGAAGAAAGTCTGGATTCAGGGGCTCGGAGAATTCAAGCCTGCCAGGATTGTCAGGGCTGGTCAAAAAGCTCTGGATACTACTAAATTCTTTCCTGATCTCAGCGAGATACGGGAGCATTGCAAGCTGCATCATGATGAGATGGGCTTGAAAAAACCTCTGCAAGCTTATTACGAAGCCTGCTATGCGCCTGAGCAGACCCGTGACTATCGCTGGTCTCACATTGCCGTCTATCTGGCAGCGCGGGAAACGGGGTGGATGACCCTGCGAAGTGAAGCGCAAAGCGTCGCTTTCCCTATCTTTGAGCGAAACTACAACATACTCTGTAACCGGGTTCTTGATGGTGAGGATCTTGAGACTTCAATTATGAAGGGTATTGAAGACAGTCGCTCGAAAGAAGCTGTGAGGGTTGCGAATGAGCAGGCTGAGCAGGCTCTGCGAAAAACAATGACAAAGCAGGGCATTGATCCTGACTCGGGTCGTTCTGCTTTTGAGAAGTTGAAACAGTCGCTGTCCAATGGTCAGTAA
- a CDS encoding DnaT-like ssDNA-binding domain-containing protein: protein MTDEERQKQKLRREWASGDRSPFQDFAQERGEEHPVFARQTTGATAAQSNTLAEGARVQPLPEDFTPDAVYIEFLEAHHGIPADFTLAQLPEFKLYWLETGEARKAWQNKFKNHVIYQWKRGQSEEGQRTHKSTVEKLTDTSWADGLQFDFDESDDQS, encoded by the coding sequence ATGACTGACGAAGAACGCCAGAAGCAAAAACTGCGAAGAGAGTGGGCTTCCGGAGACAGGTCTCCGTTTCAGGACTTTGCTCAAGAACGTGGAGAAGAACACCCGGTATTCGCCCGGCAGACGACTGGAGCGACAGCCGCTCAGTCGAACACGCTGGCGGAGGGCGCCAGGGTTCAGCCCCTGCCTGAGGATTTTACGCCTGATGCAGTTTACATAGAGTTTCTTGAGGCGCACCACGGTATTCCGGCAGACTTTACCCTTGCCCAACTTCCGGAGTTCAAGCTCTACTGGCTGGAGACCGGTGAAGCTCGCAAAGCCTGGCAGAATAAGTTCAAGAACCATGTGATCTATCAGTGGAAGCGGGGTCAAAGTGAAGAAGGGCAACGAACTCATAAATCAACTGTCGAAAAACTTACAGACACCAGCTGGGCAGACGGACTCCAGTTCGACTTCGACGAATCAGACGACCAGTCGTGA
- the metG gene encoding methionine--tRNA ligase: MSQRKILVTSALPYANGPLHMGHLVEYIQTDIWVRFQKLFGNQCTYVCADDAHGTAISLHAQKQGISPEESVALINKERIRDFGDFLVEFDNYHSTHSEENRKLSEAIYLKLKENGHIASRNITQAYDPEKQMFLADRYIKGECPKCGADDQYGDNCEKCGATYSPTDLKNPRSAISGAVPVEKESEHFFFRLSDFDGFLKEWTRSGTISDEIANKLAEWLDAGLQDWDISRDAPYFGFEIPGEPGKFFYVWLDAPIGYMASFENLCQRRDDLNFDDYWKKDSDCEVHHFIGKDIVNFHCLFWPAMLEGTGYRTPTSVNVHGYLTVNGEKMSKSRGTFITARTYLEHLDPEYLRYYYAAKLSSRIDDLDLNTEDLVQRVNSDLVGKVVNIASRNAGFIKKRFAGKLSANNMIPELTADFQKTGERIAELYEGREFGKAMREIMALADKANAWIDEVKPWVVAKEEGKDQELHDICSAGINLFRLLMIYLKPVLPAMATRAEAFLNIEPLRWTDSQTLLLDHEVNKFKPLMTRVELDKVEAMIEASKEVLAKMSEQKPAETSACNEWLEKEPLAEQITFDDFAKVDLRIAKIVNAELVEGAGKLLRLTLDIGEAEPRNVFAGIKSAYAPEALTGKYTVMVANLAPRKMKFGVSEGMVLAAGPGDKDLWILEPHEGAQPGMRVM, from the coding sequence ATGAGCCAACGTAAAATACTTGTCACCAGTGCCCTGCCCTATGCCAATGGTCCTCTGCATATGGGGCACCTGGTGGAATACATTCAAACCGATATCTGGGTTCGTTTTCAGAAGCTGTTCGGCAACCAATGCACTTACGTCTGCGCCGACGATGCCCATGGCACCGCCATCAGCCTGCATGCGCAAAAGCAGGGCATTTCGCCAGAAGAGTCTGTCGCCCTGATCAACAAAGAGCGTATTCGTGACTTTGGTGATTTTCTGGTGGAGTTTGATAATTATCACTCCACCCACTCTGAAGAAAATCGCAAACTGTCTGAAGCCATTTACCTGAAGCTGAAGGAAAATGGCCATATTGCCAGCCGCAACATCACACAGGCGTACGACCCTGAGAAGCAGATGTTTCTGGCGGATCGTTATATCAAGGGGGAATGTCCAAAGTGTGGCGCAGACGACCAGTACGGTGATAACTGTGAAAAATGTGGCGCCACCTATTCTCCAACCGACCTGAAAAATCCCAGGTCGGCTATTTCCGGTGCGGTTCCGGTGGAAAAGGAGAGTGAGCACTTTTTCTTCAGACTTTCAGATTTTGATGGTTTCCTGAAAGAGTGGACCCGTTCCGGCACTATTTCTGATGAGATTGCCAACAAGTTGGCCGAGTGGCTGGATGCGGGCCTGCAGGACTGGGATATTTCCCGCGACGCACCTTACTTCGGCTTCGAAATTCCCGGTGAGCCCGGCAAATTCTTCTACGTCTGGCTGGACGCTCCTATCGGCTACATGGCGTCTTTCGAAAACCTGTGCCAGAGAAGAGACGACCTGAATTTTGACGATTACTGGAAAAAAGACAGTGACTGTGAAGTGCATCACTTCATCGGCAAGGACATTGTCAACTTCCACTGCCTGTTCTGGCCTGCCATGCTGGAAGGTACCGGTTATCGCACGCCGACATCCGTCAATGTTCATGGTTATCTGACGGTGAACGGCGAAAAAATGTCCAAGTCCCGTGGCACCTTTATTACCGCCCGGACTTATCTGGAGCATCTGGACCCGGAATATCTGCGCTATTATTACGCAGCCAAGCTGTCCAGTCGCATCGATGACCTGGACCTGAACACGGAAGACCTGGTTCAGCGGGTTAACTCTGATCTGGTCGGCAAAGTGGTTAACATTGCCAGCCGAAATGCCGGCTTTATCAAGAAGCGTTTTGCCGGAAAACTGTCTGCCAACAACATGATCCCGGAGCTGACAGCCGACTTCCAGAAGACCGGAGAGCGCATCGCTGAGCTTTATGAAGGCCGTGAATTCGGCAAAGCCATGCGTGAAATTATGGCTCTGGCTGACAAAGCCAACGCCTGGATTGACGAAGTGAAGCCCTGGGTTGTTGCTAAAGAAGAAGGCAAAGATCAGGAACTGCACGACATCTGTTCAGCCGGTATTAACCTGTTCCGTTTGCTGATGATCTACCTGAAGCCGGTTCTGCCTGCTATGGCGACCAGGGCAGAAGCCTTCCTGAACATAGAACCTCTGCGCTGGACCGACAGCCAGACCCTGCTGCTGGATCACGAGGTGAACAAGTTCAAGCCTCTGATGACCCGTGTCGAGTTGGATAAAGTCGAAGCCATGATTGAAGCCAGCAAAGAGGTACTTGCCAAAATGTCTGAGCAAAAACCTGCTGAAACCTCTGCCTGTAACGAATGGCTGGAAAAAGAGCCTCTAGCTGAGCAGATTACTTTCGATGACTTTGCCAAAGTGGATCTGCGCATTGCCAAAATCGTTAATGCCGAGCTGGTAGAAGGCGCTGGTAAACTACTGCGATTAACTCTGGATATTGGCGAAGCAGAGCCTCGCAACGTATTCGCAGGCATAAAGTCTGCCTACGCCCCGGAAGCCCTGACCGGCAAATATACGGTTATGGTCGCCAACCTGGCACCTCGTAAAATGAAGTTTGGCGTGAGTGAAGGGATGGTTCTGGCCGCCGGCCCCGGCGATAAAGATCTCTGGATTCTTGAGCCCCATGAAGGTGCCCAGCCCGGAATGCGTGTCATGTGA